From Deinococcus aquiradiocola, a single genomic window includes:
- a CDS encoding nucleotide exchange factor GrpE, with translation MTNPSNPNEQDPRKTTIDADSGETVTEAELTQAETLTEDEDADMADFDPSSLDPSMFAGVQEMMEKLQKADDLERENADLKGRLARLAADFESFRRRTADDASEARNKGTADAAEALMPIYDDLSRATEMGSADPAKLVPGMQNVMSKVLNVFEKLGLQSTGREGETFDPQWHEALQVVPGEQDDTVVQVFQLGFRMGDRLVRPARVVVSRKA, from the coding sequence ATGACCAACCCCAGCAACCCCAACGAGCAGGACCCCCGCAAGACCACCATCGACGCCGACAGCGGCGAGACCGTCACCGAGGCCGAACTGACCCAGGCCGAGACCCTGACGGAGGACGAGGACGCCGACATGGCCGACTTCGACCCCAGCAGCCTGGACCCCAGCATGTTCGCGGGCGTGCAGGAAATGATGGAGAAACTCCAGAAGGCCGACGATCTCGAACGTGAGAACGCGGACCTGAAGGGCCGACTCGCACGCCTCGCGGCGGACTTCGAGTCGTTCCGCCGCCGCACCGCCGACGACGCCAGCGAAGCCCGCAACAAGGGCACCGCCGACGCCGCCGAGGCGCTCATGCCGATCTACGACGACCTGTCGCGCGCCACCGAGATGGGCAGTGCCGACCCGGCCAAACTCGTTCCCGGCATGCAGAACGTGATGAGCAAGGTCCTGAACGTCTTCGAGAAGCTGGGCCTCCAGTCGACCGGCCGGGAAGGCGAGACCTTCGACCCGCAGTGGCACGAGGCGCTGCAGGTGGTGCCGGGCGAGCAGGACGACACGGTGGTGCAGGTGTTCCAGCTCGGCTTCCGGATGGGTGACCGCCTCGTGCGTCCCGCGCGCGTCGTGGTCAGCAGGAAGGCCTGA